Proteins encoded within one genomic window of Gloeobacter kilaueensis JS1:
- a CDS encoding sigma-70 family RNA polymerase sigma factor: MTATLDPQAMNLFARSSPSRAQVLQDLALRLQPLVARRQTFDLACQNQKASARQELERQIKRAGLSTFDSLLRASCRQYLQGRDYAFDKEDFLQRSLILVYERLPQFDPGKAGFCTWLSECILRSAYTDLQRQASANYGRRQLKTDKGKFLRMQKDFLTFPWSLDKPFEQDDAPAEKVLTLGDTVPSPDSDPQAELLSEQCRDWFLKAVAALSEKQQRLLEEVYLHGKPQVKIAQELGVTQPSITRSLQRIGQNLATRLGPHFQDECGDSGFCRGLWRSKPGQAHGGTEPKSQSFAHAQQESEEPEGISEQVLGEWLRRSNWQGRVRSATSTADQRADAAWEEWMAQPASSPSSKTLLVSGAVAAGLLVAVAIWKILTPGPTDSPTVAQKLPSRTVPAPQPLVKEPVPPAPSPAGKSLAPHQSEPRTVSRKFPPARTKLPSPPRPVLQKSAPTSLLAMDPMSSQVRGASTDSGMAIYGQQLCRKLDGLLELPSEAQDITMLAVPLSWNHGKAEIDFASVRTILSGGQAQDRVLLEALRALQAAGLPASPELQSQALSFDITLDPKERPVNCQPRQGVDESTLPAPK; the protein is encoded by the coding sequence TTGACTGCGACGCTCGATCCCCAGGCTATGAATCTATTCGCCAGATCTTCCCCCTCCCGCGCTCAGGTTTTGCAGGATCTCGCCCTGCGCCTGCAGCCGCTTGTGGCCCGCAGGCAGACTTTTGATCTTGCCTGTCAGAACCAGAAGGCTTCCGCTCGTCAGGAGCTAGAGCGCCAGATCAAGCGGGCTGGGCTGAGCACATTCGATAGTCTCCTGCGGGCTTCCTGCCGCCAGTACCTCCAGGGGCGCGACTACGCTTTCGACAAAGAGGATTTTTTGCAGCGAAGTTTAATCCTGGTCTACGAGCGGCTACCCCAGTTCGATCCCGGTAAAGCCGGCTTCTGCACCTGGCTGAGCGAATGCATCTTGCGGAGCGCTTATACCGATCTTCAACGCCAGGCCAGCGCCAACTATGGTCGCCGTCAGCTGAAGACGGACAAAGGCAAATTCTTGCGAATGCAGAAAGACTTTCTTACCTTTCCCTGGTCGCTGGACAAGCCCTTCGAGCAGGACGACGCTCCGGCTGAGAAAGTTCTCACCCTGGGCGATACGGTTCCGTCTCCTGATAGCGATCCACAGGCGGAACTGCTGAGCGAACAGTGCCGCGATTGGTTTTTGAAAGCTGTGGCCGCCCTGAGCGAGAAACAGCAGCGGTTGCTGGAGGAAGTCTACCTGCACGGCAAACCCCAGGTGAAAATTGCCCAAGAGCTAGGTGTCACGCAGCCCTCTATCACCAGATCGCTCCAAAGAATCGGGCAGAATCTGGCTACACGGCTCGGCCCTCACTTTCAAGACGAGTGCGGGGATTCGGGCTTTTGTCGGGGTCTATGGCGTTCTAAGCCAGGTCAAGCTCACGGGGGGACGGAGCCGAAATCGCAGTCCTTCGCTCATGCACAGCAGGAGAGCGAGGAACCGGAGGGCATCAGCGAACAGGTACTGGGCGAATGGTTGCGCCGCAGCAACTGGCAGGGCCGGGTGCGTTCTGCCACGAGCACAGCGGACCAGCGAGCCGATGCTGCCTGGGAGGAGTGGATGGCCCAGCCTGCTTCTTCGCCCAGCTCCAAAACGTTACTCGTCAGCGGAGCGGTTGCGGCGGGCTTGCTGGTAGCCGTGGCTATTTGGAAAATTCTCACTCCCGGACCCACCGATTCGCCTACGGTTGCGCAAAAGCTTCCATCTAGAACAGTTCCTGCTCCCCAGCCGCTGGTCAAGGAACCCGTTCCACCCGCTCCGTCACCTGCCGGTAAGTCTCTCGCTCCCCACCAGTCTGAGCCGCGCACGGTGAGCCGGAAGTTTCCTCCCGCCCGGACAAAGCTGCCATCTCCCCCCAGGCCAGTTCTCCAAAAATCTGCTCCGACGAGTCTACTGGCGATGGACCCCATGTCTTCTCAGGTACGCGGCGCGAGCACGGATTCTGGCATGGCTATCTACGGCCAGCAACTCTGCCGAAAGCTGGACGGGCTTCTCGAGTTGCCATCTGAAGCGCAGGACATCACCATGCTGGCGGTGCCGCTGAGCTGGAACCACGGCAAGGCCGAGATCGATTTTGCCTCTGTACGGACCATCCTCTCGGGCGGGCAGGCTCAAGATCGGGTGCTCCTCGAAGCGCTGCGGGCTTTGCAGGCTGCAGGATTGCCCGCGTCGCCGGAGCTGCAAAGTCAGGCGCTCAGCTTCGATATCACCCTCGATCCCAAAGAGCGGCCAGTAAATTGCCAGCCGCGTCAGGGGGTAGACGAGAGCACCCTTCCAGCACCGAAGTAG
- a CDS encoding C40 family peptidase, with protein sequence MINRRFASSRCLLLLALFWGLIALSARAAEPLQPVIDRYIESLPKGYGARAVLTAQAVWQGGRIVLTGQALTERDRQALKSALARLGPVENRMEIFPFAEIGEHAWAAVRLSGADLRAAPDDKSELVSQVLPGDALKVLGRTDDSSWFKVLREWDGYVGWIRADRIVLWSRSEQQNWQKQPHLMVLENLPAVPELPRGSIVARTPAEAPMVAAAAKSALVVATAEGQSYTLPERALRPISPTDAPSAARILQYARALLADQPTRYLWGGTIGRALDCSGFNQTVYRLAGGTLPRDSYQQQAASRPIAPTLGDWQQLQPGDLLFFSEKGNRATHTGIYIGGGHFIHSSGHNNGIAENNLLGNSEYEQLLRRIYFGAGRVLSSTP encoded by the coding sequence GTGATCAATCGCCGCTTCGCAAGTAGCCGCTGCCTGCTCCTGCTTGCCCTGTTCTGGGGTCTTATCGCCTTGTCCGCCCGCGCCGCCGAACCGCTGCAACCCGTTATCGACCGCTACATCGAATCGCTTCCTAAAGGCTACGGTGCCCGCGCTGTCCTCACCGCCCAGGCTGTCTGGCAGGGAGGTCGAATTGTCCTCACTGGTCAGGCCCTCACTGAGCGCGACCGCCAGGCCCTCAAGAGCGCCCTCGCCCGCCTCGGGCCGGTGGAGAACCGCATGGAAATTTTTCCGTTCGCCGAGATCGGAGAGCACGCCTGGGCCGCCGTCCGATTGTCCGGAGCCGACCTGCGCGCTGCGCCCGACGACAAGAGCGAACTGGTCTCCCAGGTCTTGCCGGGCGACGCCCTCAAGGTGCTGGGACGCACCGATGACAGCTCCTGGTTCAAGGTCTTGCGCGAGTGGGACGGCTACGTGGGTTGGATTCGCGCCGATCGGATTGTCCTTTGGAGCCGATCGGAGCAGCAGAACTGGCAAAAGCAGCCCCACCTGATGGTGCTCGAAAATCTGCCCGCCGTCCCCGAACTGCCGCGCGGCAGTATCGTCGCTCGCACCCCAGCCGAAGCGCCGATGGTGGCTGCCGCCGCAAAATCCGCCCTCGTCGTCGCCACCGCCGAAGGCCAGAGCTACACCCTCCCGGAGCGCGCACTGCGACCCATCAGCCCCACCGACGCTCCGAGTGCGGCGCGCATCCTGCAGTACGCCCGCGCCCTGCTCGCCGACCAGCCCACCCGCTACCTCTGGGGCGGCACGATCGGTCGCGCCCTCGACTGCAGCGGCTTCAACCAGACCGTTTATCGCCTTGCAGGCGGCACCCTGCCCCGCGACTCCTACCAGCAGCAGGCGGCAAGCCGTCCCATCGCCCCGACCCTGGGCGACTGGCAGCAACTGCAGCCGGGGGATCTGCTCTTTTTTAGCGAGAAGGGTAACCGGGCCACCCACACCGGCATCTACATCGGCGGCGGCCACTTCATCCACTCCAGCGGCCACAACAACGGCATCGCCGAAAACAATCTGCTCGGCAACAGCGAGTACGAACAGCTCCTGCGCCGGATCTACTTCGGTGCTGGAAGGGTGCTCTCGTCTACCCCCTGA